Sequence from the Fulvivirga ligni genome:
TAGAGATCCTGCAATACAAGGTTCCGGCGTTGGATTGAGTATTGTTAAGAAATTAATTTCTAAGCATAATGGTACTATTGAAGTTACCAGTGAAGTTGGAAAGGGATCAATTTTTAAGATTACATTTAATAAAGTGCAATAACATGGATATTGTTTGTGTAGAAGACAACGAAGACTTTACATTTTTTCTCTCTAAAGCTTTGAAAGATTTAGAGACTATAGAATACGGCATCTACGGACAAGCTACGGATGCTATGGGAGCTCTAAGTAATGGTGAAATATCACTTCCAAAGATGTTTCTATTAGACATTGATTTGCCTGATATGGATGGTTTTACATTTCTTCGTGAATTGAGAGACTCTTCCTTATACAGGAATATACCGGTGGTCATGCTTTCATCGTCAGATAATCCGACTGATATACAAAAGGCCAGCCAGCTGGGTGCTAATGCATATGTTACTAAGCCAGGAGGTTTTAAGCAGATAAAAGGTATGGTGGCAGATATATGTGACTTTTGGTTAAAGCATCATAAGCTTCCAGCTGCTTAAGGAGCTTGGTACTACTAATACAAAAAGGCCGTTTCAAAATCTGAAACGGCCTTTTCTATATAGTTTAATTCCTAATTACTTAATGTGGAATTCTTTATATCTTGATACTACTACCATATAAACAGCATATCCTATTAGTCCAATAGCTACTGCAGCCATTAACCATGGTCCACTGCTTGATTCTTGTAAGAATGAAAATGCACCTGAAGTACCCTTCACCTGTGAAGCATCATGATTATTAGCAGCCTGGAAGAAGAAATAAGCCGTGATACCTATTAATATACCTCTAGCTATAAATCCTATAGCACCAGCTTTTTTCACAATAGATTTTGCCTTCTTCACACCTACATTCATTCCTCTTACTCCCTCATAATATTCCTTATTCTTTACTTTAATAATTTGATATATGGCCTTAACCATTAAAAGTGCAGCTGCAATATAAATTAAAACCACCCCCCAGGTATGTTGTAACATAGAAGATACTATTCCTTGTTTTCCACCTCCAGAACCTGATCCTGAACTACCTAATACTTGCATTACAGCATACACTGCAAAACCTAAATAGATAACGCCTGATATGAAAAATCCGGCCTTCATCACTTTTCTTTTCCATTCTTCTTTCTTCTCAAGCTTTTCTGACTTACCTGCTACCTGCACGAATCTATAGAATGCATAGCA
This genomic interval carries:
- a CDS encoding response regulator, which encodes MDIVCVEDNEDFTFFLSKALKDLETIEYGIYGQATDAMGALSNGEISLPKMFLLDIDLPDMDGFTFLRELRDSSLYRNIPVVMLSSSDNPTDIQKASQLGANAYVTKPGGFKQIKGMVADICDFWLKHHKLPAA
- a CDS encoding DUF1206 domain-containing protein — encoded protein: MSTITQTARSAKSSFEYTEWKEKLARIGHAAKGAVYGIAGVLTLLAAFNMGGQKAGKSQVIDFLEKQPFGQVLVILMAIGLACYAFYRFVQVAGKSEKLEKKEEWKRKVMKAGFFISGVIYLGFAVYAVMQVLGSSGSGSGGGKQGIVSSMLQHTWGVVLIYIAAALLMVKAIYQIIKVKNKEYYEGVRGMNVGVKKAKSIVKKAGAIGFIARGILIGITAYFFFQAANNHDASQVKGTSGAFSFLQESSSGPWLMAAVAIGLIGYAVYMVVVSRYKEFHIK